Proteins from a genomic interval of Plutella xylostella chromosome 24, ilPluXylo3.1, whole genome shotgun sequence:
- the LOC105382058 gene encoding uncharacterized protein DDB_G0284459 isoform X3, with translation MEKKTKNRKIKKSSRLFPLWQWRDKIGFVLCVVDFVIKILFYCTINEMATNFFIHKSGRWLQLDLEDASIDGIREKPRFLYVSKGTLQVIPTSLILRGLKALHSGEKSAVRAGLILPKHRKHKKHRRHKHRRSLSHCCRCEHGNGPSCIQPTILTTNVKSISDAVTQTNTHNPTQTPVVDKKNDIHKEYKSLQIQPKAVKNSVDKRAMGSDSDTPCKELYIDIQDIEYIKSVLAQNPQFLGPFDEETFNKDSAYRNVILFQLNPLVKIERVINLERLLGNNDLSLVEFAALLGLTHVTAKKSKDYAYKTRQKVNEAHDNYRQMKQLKKQTLSISSDDDKENEQSREKTLKPQVATSRAERVKKYMTSFNRARGKKGRFLKKSSNVKGHSGNDRLQKKLDNKAVVRAIHDDSSDTDVSYDNDHKKLIKKITNVNSSDSYNFIMSKHDRGAAKEDAAIEGRVTRRSILSGDVKNVVNNKETIKKQNESNNKKNQMNSSSSDEDQLSLKHLSSKRNKKAKYDETENSSSDGNDTSNSDQSTVTTKRQSARLSEVAKSKIIVLSTDSEEESENAKCTSNRKPTNNNGNENKAAKRPFIQTDASDSETEFVTTKYASQSKKKDKVNEKLSLSNADKQIQGRNKDTDKRAGNDRKRPKLNEDNSEKESKKDSDSSETVENSVIKSKRLSRTDTRGEKNNADTMARPISQNSKRNEDIDKNATNNTKKTKLNDDKSEKGSKEDSDSSKSHPEAVTKQKNTNINIKSDTRIKPNSLKSSSEGSSNSLNIFKKKMASLASKKLGIKNKTKFKPMKPGIQKGASSYTSLEDHAIISWVSLGQRARGVNGNQVWKELEKEYERITGTHRSWHSLRNRYLRYILPSLGALCVEPAVASRLRAAAAKGNIKLARKASLNNGNAENSILRMTPVISASSRRPRPDRSLDLEPGTPGKPDERSRARDPGTGGKAGDEIPKSREKASPRKSSTPKIRLRSPKSPKKVKALRSSPINNSPTYSDLTKRFMDKRSSGQLSRDPTPPEPEEKPSKSRRLFNPKAI, from the exons atggaaaaaaaaactaaaaatagaaaaataaaaaagtcgtCGCGTTTATTTCCTCTATGGCAATGGCGGGATAAAATCGGTTTTGTTTTGTGCGTAGttgattttgttattaaaatcctattttattgtacaatTAATGAAATGGCTACAAATTTCTTTATACACAAAAGTGGAAGGTGGTTGCAGCTTGATTTGGAGGATGCTTCTATCGACGGGATACGGGAGAAGCCCCGATTTCTGTATGTTAGCAAAGGGACTCTACag gtCATCCCCACTTCCCTTATCCTGCGGGGTCTGAAAGCATTACATTCTGGAGAGAAGAGCGCTGTTAGAGCTGGACTCATATTGCCAAAGCACAG GAAACACAAGAAGCACAGAAGACACAAGCATAGACGCTCCTTAAGCCACTGCTGCAGATGTGAACACGGGAACGGCCCGAG TTGCATCCAACCAACGATTCTCACCACGAATGTGAAGAGCATATCAGACGCAGTCACACAGACAAACACGCATAACCCAACACAAACTCCTGTAGTGGACAAGAAAAATGATATTCACAAAGAGTATAAATCATTACAAATACAACCCAAAGCTGTCAAAAATAGTGTTGATAAAAGGGCTATGGGGTCAGATTCTGACACACCATGCAAAGAACTGTACATAGATATTCAAGATATTGAATACATAAAATCAGTCCTGGCCCAAAACCCTCAGTTCTTAGGTCCCTTTGATGAGGAAACATTCAATAAAGATTCAGCATACAGAAATGTGATTCTGTTTCAACTGAACCCGTTAGTTAAAATCGAAAGGGTGATAAATCTCGAGAGGTTACTAGGGAACAATGATTTGTCTCTGGTTGAATTTGCTGCTCTACTCGGACTGACTCATGTGACTGCAAAAAAGTCAAAAGACTACGCGTACAAGACTAGACAGAAAGTTAACGAAGCTCACGATAATTATCGACAGATGAAACAattgaaaaaacaaacattgtcTATCAgtagtgatgatgataaagaaAATGAGCAAAGCAGAGAGAAAACTTTAAAACCACAAGTGGCTACTTCCCGCGCGGAAAGAGTTAAAAAGTACATGACAAGTTTCAACAGGGCTAGAGGCAAGAAAGGGAGATTTCTGAAAAAGTCATCAAATGTCAAAGGTCATTCCGGTAATGACaggttacaaaaaaaacttgataACAAAGCTGTGGTGAGAGCTATTCATGACGATAGCAGCGATACTGATGTTAGTTATGATAATGATCATAAGAAATTGATCAAGAAAATTACTAACGTTAATAGCAGTGacagttataattttattatgtcgAAACATGACCGTGGAGCTGCTAAAGAGGATGCAGCGATCGAGGGAAGGGTCACCAGAAGATCGATATTGAGTGGAGACGTTAAAAATGTggttaataataaagaaactataaaaaaacaaaacgagtCCAATAATAAGAAAAATCAGATGAATAGTTCGTCTAGTGACGAAGATCAACTTAGCTTAAAACATTTGTCCagcaaaagaaataaaaaagctaAGTATGACGAAACTGAAAATTCTAGCAGTGATGGAAATGACACTTCTAACAGTGATCAAAGTACAGTTACTACTAAAAGACAATCTGCAAGACTGTCAGAAGTCGCCAAATCTAAAATTATTGTTCTAAGTACCGACAGTGAAGAAGAATCGGAGAATGCTAAATGTACAAGTAACAGAAAACCAACCAATAATAATGGTAACGAAAATAAAGCTGCTAAAAGACCTTTTATTCAAACTGATGCGAGCGACAGCGAAACTGAATTTGTGACAACTAAATACGCTTCACAAAGCAAGAAGAAAGACAAAGTTAACGAAAAACTGTCATTAAGCAATGCTGACAAACAAATTCAAGGAAGAAACAAAGATACAGATAAAAGGGCAGGAAATGACAGGAAAAGGCCCAAATTAAATGAAGATAACAGTGAGAAAGAGTCCAAAAAAGACAGTGATAGTTCAGAAACTGTTGAAAATTCAGTTATAAAGTCGAAAAGGCTGAGTAGAACTGATACTAGAGGGGAGAAAAATAATGCTGATACAATGGCTAGACCAATCAGCCAAAATAGCAAGAGAAATGAAGATATCGATAAAAATGCAACAAATAATacgaaaaaaactaaattaaatgacGACAAAAGTGAGAAAGGGTCCAAAGAAGACAGTGATAGTTCAAAAAGTCATCCCGAGGCGGttactaaacaaaaaaatactaatattaatatcaaATCTGATACAAGGATTAAACCAAACAGCCTAAAAAGCTCcag TGAAGGCAGTTCGAATAGTCTAAacattttcaagaaaaaaatgGCTTCCCTAGCATCCAAGAAGTTGGGCATCAAGAACAAGACCAAATTTAAACCTATGAAGCCTGGAATTCAGAAagg GGCGTCATCCTACACGTCTCTTGAAGACCACGCGATCATATCGTGGGTGTCTCTGGGGCAGCGAGCGCGGGGCGTCAACGGCAACCAGGTGTGGAAGGAACTGGAGAAGGAGTACGAGAGGATCACCGGCACAC ATCGCTCCTGGCACTCTTTACGCAACCGCTACCTGCGCTACATCCTACCGTCACTCGGCGCGCTGTGTGTGGAGCCGGCCGTCGCGAGCCGCCTCCGAGCCGCTGCTGCTAAAG GAAACATAAAGCTAGCGCGCAAGGCGTCGCTCAACAACGGCAACGCCGAGAACTCGATACTCCGGATGACTCCAGTGATCAGTGCCAGCAGCCGGAGACCTAGACCAGACCGGAGTTTGGACCTAGAGCCAGGCACACCGGGCAAACCTGACGAGAGATCGAGGGCTAGAGATCCAGGCACAGGAGGCAAGGCAGGGGACGAGATACCGAAGTCTAGGGAGAAAG
- the LOC105382058 gene encoding uncharacterized protein DDB_G0284459 isoform X1, with protein MEKKTKNRKIKKSSRLFPLWQWRDKIGFVLCVVDFVIKILFYCTINEMATNFFIHKSGRWLQLDLEDASIDGIREKPRFLYVSKGTLQVIPTSLILRGLKALHSGEKSAVRAGLILPKHRKHKKHRRHKHRRSLSHCCRCEHGNGPSCIQPTILTTNVKSISDAVTQTNTHNPTQTPVVDKKNDIHKEYKSLQIQPKAVKNSVDKRAMGSDSDTPCKELYIDIQDIEYIKSVLAQNPQFLGPFDEETFNKDSAYRNVILFQLNPLVKIERVINLERLLGNNDLSLVEFAALLGLTHVTAKKSKDYAYKTRQKVNEAHDNYRQMKQLKKQTLSISSDDDKENEQSREKTLKPQVATSRAERVKKYMTSFNRARGKKGRFLKKSSNVKGHSGNDRLQKKLDNKAVVRAIHDDSSDTDVSYDNDHKKLIKKITNVNSSDSYNFIMSKHDRGAAKEDAAIEGRVTRRSILSGDVKNVVNNKETIKKQNESNNKKNQMNSSSSDEDQLSLKHLSSKRNKKAKYDETENSSSDGNDTSNSDQSTVTTKRQSARLSEVAKSKIIVLSTDSEEESENAKCTSNRKPTNNNGNENKAAKRPFIQTDASDSETEFVTTKYASQSKKKDKVNEKLSLSNADKQIQGRNKDTDKRAGNDRKRPKLNEDNSEKESKKDSDSSETVENSVIKSKRLSRTDTRGEKNNADTMARPISQNSKRNEDIDKNATNNTKKTKLNDDKSEKGSKEDSDSSKSHPEAVTKQKNTNINIKSDTRIKPNSLKSSSEGSSNSLNIFKKKMASLASKKLGIKNKTKFKPMKPGIQKGASSYTSLEDHAIISWVSLGQRARGVNGNQVWKELEKEYERITGTHRSWHSLRNRYLRYILPSLGALCVEPAVASRLRAAAAKGNIKLARKASLNNGNAENSILRMTPVISASSRRPRPDRSLDLEPGTPGKPDERSRARDPGTGGKAGDEIPKSREKAASPRKSSTPKIRLRSPKSPKKVKALRSSPINNSPTYSDLTKRFMDKRSSGQLSRDPTPPEPEEKPSKSRRLFNPKAI; from the exons atggaaaaaaaaactaaaaatagaaaaataaaaaagtcgtCGCGTTTATTTCCTCTATGGCAATGGCGGGATAAAATCGGTTTTGTTTTGTGCGTAGttgattttgttattaaaatcctattttattgtacaatTAATGAAATGGCTACAAATTTCTTTATACACAAAAGTGGAAGGTGGTTGCAGCTTGATTTGGAGGATGCTTCTATCGACGGGATACGGGAGAAGCCCCGATTTCTGTATGTTAGCAAAGGGACTCTACag gtCATCCCCACTTCCCTTATCCTGCGGGGTCTGAAAGCATTACATTCTGGAGAGAAGAGCGCTGTTAGAGCTGGACTCATATTGCCAAAGCACAG GAAACACAAGAAGCACAGAAGACACAAGCATAGACGCTCCTTAAGCCACTGCTGCAGATGTGAACACGGGAACGGCCCGAG TTGCATCCAACCAACGATTCTCACCACGAATGTGAAGAGCATATCAGACGCAGTCACACAGACAAACACGCATAACCCAACACAAACTCCTGTAGTGGACAAGAAAAATGATATTCACAAAGAGTATAAATCATTACAAATACAACCCAAAGCTGTCAAAAATAGTGTTGATAAAAGGGCTATGGGGTCAGATTCTGACACACCATGCAAAGAACTGTACATAGATATTCAAGATATTGAATACATAAAATCAGTCCTGGCCCAAAACCCTCAGTTCTTAGGTCCCTTTGATGAGGAAACATTCAATAAAGATTCAGCATACAGAAATGTGATTCTGTTTCAACTGAACCCGTTAGTTAAAATCGAAAGGGTGATAAATCTCGAGAGGTTACTAGGGAACAATGATTTGTCTCTGGTTGAATTTGCTGCTCTACTCGGACTGACTCATGTGACTGCAAAAAAGTCAAAAGACTACGCGTACAAGACTAGACAGAAAGTTAACGAAGCTCACGATAATTATCGACAGATGAAACAattgaaaaaacaaacattgtcTATCAgtagtgatgatgataaagaaAATGAGCAAAGCAGAGAGAAAACTTTAAAACCACAAGTGGCTACTTCCCGCGCGGAAAGAGTTAAAAAGTACATGACAAGTTTCAACAGGGCTAGAGGCAAGAAAGGGAGATTTCTGAAAAAGTCATCAAATGTCAAAGGTCATTCCGGTAATGACaggttacaaaaaaaacttgataACAAAGCTGTGGTGAGAGCTATTCATGACGATAGCAGCGATACTGATGTTAGTTATGATAATGATCATAAGAAATTGATCAAGAAAATTACTAACGTTAATAGCAGTGacagttataattttattatgtcgAAACATGACCGTGGAGCTGCTAAAGAGGATGCAGCGATCGAGGGAAGGGTCACCAGAAGATCGATATTGAGTGGAGACGTTAAAAATGTggttaataataaagaaactataaaaaaacaaaacgagtCCAATAATAAGAAAAATCAGATGAATAGTTCGTCTAGTGACGAAGATCAACTTAGCTTAAAACATTTGTCCagcaaaagaaataaaaaagctaAGTATGACGAAACTGAAAATTCTAGCAGTGATGGAAATGACACTTCTAACAGTGATCAAAGTACAGTTACTACTAAAAGACAATCTGCAAGACTGTCAGAAGTCGCCAAATCTAAAATTATTGTTCTAAGTACCGACAGTGAAGAAGAATCGGAGAATGCTAAATGTACAAGTAACAGAAAACCAACCAATAATAATGGTAACGAAAATAAAGCTGCTAAAAGACCTTTTATTCAAACTGATGCGAGCGACAGCGAAACTGAATTTGTGACAACTAAATACGCTTCACAAAGCAAGAAGAAAGACAAAGTTAACGAAAAACTGTCATTAAGCAATGCTGACAAACAAATTCAAGGAAGAAACAAAGATACAGATAAAAGGGCAGGAAATGACAGGAAAAGGCCCAAATTAAATGAAGATAACAGTGAGAAAGAGTCCAAAAAAGACAGTGATAGTTCAGAAACTGTTGAAAATTCAGTTATAAAGTCGAAAAGGCTGAGTAGAACTGATACTAGAGGGGAGAAAAATAATGCTGATACAATGGCTAGACCAATCAGCCAAAATAGCAAGAGAAATGAAGATATCGATAAAAATGCAACAAATAATacgaaaaaaactaaattaaatgacGACAAAAGTGAGAAAGGGTCCAAAGAAGACAGTGATAGTTCAAAAAGTCATCCCGAGGCGGttactaaacaaaaaaatactaatattaatatcaaATCTGATACAAGGATTAAACCAAACAGCCTAAAAAGCTCcag TGAAGGCAGTTCGAATAGTCTAAacattttcaagaaaaaaatgGCTTCCCTAGCATCCAAGAAGTTGGGCATCAAGAACAAGACCAAATTTAAACCTATGAAGCCTGGAATTCAGAAagg GGCGTCATCCTACACGTCTCTTGAAGACCACGCGATCATATCGTGGGTGTCTCTGGGGCAGCGAGCGCGGGGCGTCAACGGCAACCAGGTGTGGAAGGAACTGGAGAAGGAGTACGAGAGGATCACCGGCACAC ATCGCTCCTGGCACTCTTTACGCAACCGCTACCTGCGCTACATCCTACCGTCACTCGGCGCGCTGTGTGTGGAGCCGGCCGTCGCGAGCCGCCTCCGAGCCGCTGCTGCTAAAG GAAACATAAAGCTAGCGCGCAAGGCGTCGCTCAACAACGGCAACGCCGAGAACTCGATACTCCGGATGACTCCAGTGATCAGTGCCAGCAGCCGGAGACCTAGACCAGACCGGAGTTTGGACCTAGAGCCAGGCACACCGGGCAAACCTGACGAGAGATCGAGGGCTAGAGATCCAGGCACAGGAGGCAAGGCAGGGGACGAGATACCGAAGTCTAGGGAGAAAG
- the LOC105382058 gene encoding uncharacterized protein DDB_G0284459 isoform X2: MEKKTKNRKIKKSSRLFPLWQWRDKIGFVLCVVDFVIKILFYCTINEMATNFFIHKSGRWLQLDLEDASIDGIREKPRFLYVSKGTLQVIPTSLILRGLKALHSGEKSAVRAGLILPKHRKHKKHRRHKHRRSLSHCCRCEHGNGPSCIQPTILTTNVKSISDAVTQTNTHNPTQTPVVDKKNDIHKEYKSLQIQPKAVKNSVDKRAMGSDSDTPCKELYIDIQDIEYIKSVLAQNPQFLGPFDEETFNKDSAYRNVILFQLNPLVKIERVINLERLLGNNDLSLVEFAALLGLTHVTAKKSKDYAYKTRQKVNEAHDNYRQMKQLKKQTLSISSDDDKENEQSREKTLKPQVATSRAERVKKYMTSFNRARGKKGRFLKKSSNVKGHSGNDRLQKKLDNKAVVRAIHDDSSDTDVSYDNDHKKLIKKITNVNSSDSYNFIMSKHDRGAAKEDAAIEGRVTRRSILSGDVKNVVNNKETIKKQNESNNKKNQMNSSSSDEDQLSLKHLSSKRNKKAKYDETENSSSDGNDTSNSDQSTVTTKRQSARLSEVAKSKIIVLSTDSEEESENAKCTSNRKPTNNNGNENKAAKRPFIQTDASDSETEFVTTKYASQSKKKDKVNEKLSLSNADKQIQGRNKDTDKRAGNDRKRPKLNEDNSEKESKKDSDSSETVENSVIKSKRLSRTDTRGEKNNADTMARPISQNSKRNEDIDKNATNNTKKTKLNDDKSEKGSKEDSDSSKSHPEAVTKQKNTNINIKSDTRIKPNSLKSSSEGSSNSLNIFKKKMASLASKKLGIKNKTKFKPMKPGIQKGASSYTSLEDHAIISWVSLGQRARGVNGNQVWKELEKEYERITGTHRSWHSLRNRYLRYVLPSLGALCVEPAVASRLRAAAAKGNIKLARKASLNNGNAENSILRMTPVISASSRRPRPDRSLDLEPGTPGKPDERSRARDPGTGGKAGDEIPKSREKAASPRKSSTPKIRLRSPKSPKKVKALRSSPINNSPTYSDLTKRFMDKRSSGQLSRDPTPPEPEEKPSKSRRLFNPKAI; the protein is encoded by the exons atggaaaaaaaaactaaaaatagaaaaataaaaaagtcgtCGCGTTTATTTCCTCTATGGCAATGGCGGGATAAAATCGGTTTTGTTTTGTGCGTAGttgattttgttattaaaatcctattttattgtacaatTAATGAAATGGCTACAAATTTCTTTATACACAAAAGTGGAAGGTGGTTGCAGCTTGATTTGGAGGATGCTTCTATCGACGGGATACGGGAGAAGCCCCGATTTCTGTATGTTAGCAAAGGGACTCTACag gtCATCCCCACTTCCCTTATCCTGCGGGGTCTGAAAGCATTACATTCTGGAGAGAAGAGCGCTGTTAGAGCTGGACTCATATTGCCAAAGCACAG GAAACACAAGAAGCACAGAAGACACAAGCATAGACGCTCCTTAAGCCACTGCTGCAGATGTGAACACGGGAACGGCCCGAG TTGCATCCAACCAACGATTCTCACCACGAATGTGAAGAGCATATCAGACGCAGTCACACAGACAAACACGCATAACCCAACACAAACTCCTGTAGTGGACAAGAAAAATGATATTCACAAAGAGTATAAATCATTACAAATACAACCCAAAGCTGTCAAAAATAGTGTTGATAAAAGGGCTATGGGGTCAGATTCTGACACACCATGCAAAGAACTGTACATAGATATTCAAGATATTGAATACATAAAATCAGTCCTGGCCCAAAACCCTCAGTTCTTAGGTCCCTTTGATGAGGAAACATTCAATAAAGATTCAGCATACAGAAATGTGATTCTGTTTCAACTGAACCCGTTAGTTAAAATCGAAAGGGTGATAAATCTCGAGAGGTTACTAGGGAACAATGATTTGTCTCTGGTTGAATTTGCTGCTCTACTCGGACTGACTCATGTGACTGCAAAAAAGTCAAAAGACTACGCGTACAAGACTAGACAGAAAGTTAACGAAGCTCACGATAATTATCGACAGATGAAACAattgaaaaaacaaacattgtcTATCAgtagtgatgatgataaagaaAATGAGCAAAGCAGAGAGAAAACTTTAAAACCACAAGTGGCTACTTCCCGCGCGGAAAGAGTTAAAAAGTACATGACAAGTTTCAACAGGGCTAGAGGCAAGAAAGGGAGATTTCTGAAAAAGTCATCAAATGTCAAAGGTCATTCCGGTAATGACaggttacaaaaaaaacttgataACAAAGCTGTGGTGAGAGCTATTCATGACGATAGCAGCGATACTGATGTTAGTTATGATAATGATCATAAGAAATTGATCAAGAAAATTACTAACGTTAATAGCAGTGacagttataattttattatgtcgAAACATGACCGTGGAGCTGCTAAAGAGGATGCAGCGATCGAGGGAAGGGTCACCAGAAGATCGATATTGAGTGGAGACGTTAAAAATGTggttaataataaagaaactataaaaaaacaaaacgagtCCAATAATAAGAAAAATCAGATGAATAGTTCGTCTAGTGACGAAGATCAACTTAGCTTAAAACATTTGTCCagcaaaagaaataaaaaagctaAGTATGACGAAACTGAAAATTCTAGCAGTGATGGAAATGACACTTCTAACAGTGATCAAAGTACAGTTACTACTAAAAGACAATCTGCAAGACTGTCAGAAGTCGCCAAATCTAAAATTATTGTTCTAAGTACCGACAGTGAAGAAGAATCGGAGAATGCTAAATGTACAAGTAACAGAAAACCAACCAATAATAATGGTAACGAAAATAAAGCTGCTAAAAGACCTTTTATTCAAACTGATGCGAGCGACAGCGAAACTGAATTTGTGACAACTAAATACGCTTCACAAAGCAAGAAGAAAGACAAAGTTAACGAAAAACTGTCATTAAGCAATGCTGACAAACAAATTCAAGGAAGAAACAAAGATACAGATAAAAGGGCAGGAAATGACAGGAAAAGGCCCAAATTAAATGAAGATAACAGTGAGAAAGAGTCCAAAAAAGACAGTGATAGTTCAGAAACTGTTGAAAATTCAGTTATAAAGTCGAAAAGGCTGAGTAGAACTGATACTAGAGGGGAGAAAAATAATGCTGATACAATGGCTAGACCAATCAGCCAAAATAGCAAGAGAAATGAAGATATCGATAAAAATGCAACAAATAATacgaaaaaaactaaattaaatgacGACAAAAGTGAGAAAGGGTCCAAAGAAGACAGTGATAGTTCAAAAAGTCATCCCGAGGCGGttactaaacaaaaaaatactaatattaatatcaaATCTGATACAAGGATTAAACCAAACAGCCTAAAAAGCTCcag TGAAGGCAGTTCGAATAGTCTAAacattttcaagaaaaaaatgGCTTCCCTAGCATCCAAGAAGTTGGGCATCAAGAACAAGACCAAATTTAAACCTATGAAGCCTGGAATTCAGAAagg GGCGTCATCCTACACGTCTCTTGAAGACCACGCGATCATATCGTGGGTGTCTCTGGGGCAGCGAGCGCGGGGCGTCAACGGCAACCAGGTGTGGAAGGAACTGGAGAAGGAGTACGAGAGGATCACCGGCACAC ATCGCTCGTGGCACTCATTGCGCAACCGCTACCTACGCTACGTGCTACCGTCACTCGGAGCCCTGTGCGTGGAGCCCGCCGTCGCGAGCCGCCTCCGAGCCGCCGCCGCTAAAG GAAACATAAAGCTAGCGCGCAAGGCGTCGCTCAACAACGGCAACGCCGAGAACTCGATACTCCGGATGACTCCAGTGATCAGTGCCAGCAGCCGGAGACCTAGACCAGACCGGAGTTTGGACCTAGAGCCAGGCACACCGGGCAAACCTGACGAGAGATCGAGGGCTAGAGATCCAGGCACAGGAGGCAAGGCAGGGGACGAGATACCGAAGTCTAGGGAGAAAG